In Planctomycetia bacterium, one DNA window encodes the following:
- a CDS encoding PQQ-dependent sugar dehydrogenase yields MTRRMALGGILTALAISVFSDAARGQPLTTVRVASGLTNPIFVTAPPGDTSRLFIVEQRGNPSASQARILVMDLTTNPPTLLGTPFLVISGLATGNEQGLLGMAFDPNYLSNGRFYLNFTQSGGSGTSIVQRRIDANPLDNVHTDAMGSPNTVISYVQPFTNHNAGWMGFSPVDGYLYIPTGDGGSACDPSQRAQNLSVVFGKTLRLDVSGATGYTIPPTNPYVGGGGLGEIWNYGLRNPWRCGFDRANGNLYIGDVGQNRKEEIDIDPAGVSNRNYGWDCMEGFDCANLSSQCVGTTNGCTCGAAGLIAPVHDYDQTIGSRCAVTGGYVYRGCRMPGLQGTYFFADYCSGEIWSMPAGGGTVTSRTAELAPGGGLAISLITSFGEDAQGELYICDQSGGEVFKIIPRGVGDTNGDNVVNLNDADSFALACVDPVAYALAFPGLDPFIRANMNGDCEVNGHDVVRFVKTLVP; encoded by the coding sequence ATGACTCGACGAATGGCGCTTGGGGGAATTCTGACGGCGTTGGCGATCTCGGTGTTTTCGGACGCCGCGCGCGGCCAGCCACTGACCACGGTTCGCGTGGCGAGCGGTCTGACCAATCCGATTTTTGTGACGGCGCCGCCCGGCGACACGAGCCGGCTCTTTATTGTGGAACAGCGCGGCAATCCCAGTGCCTCGCAGGCGCGCATCCTTGTGATGGATCTCACGACCAATCCGCCTACGCTGCTGGGCACGCCGTTCCTGGTCATAAGCGGCCTTGCCACGGGAAATGAGCAGGGATTGCTCGGCATGGCGTTCGACCCGAACTATCTGTCGAACGGCCGGTTCTATCTTAATTTCACGCAATCGGGAGGCAGCGGGACGTCGATCGTTCAGCGGAGAATCGACGCGAACCCGCTGGACAACGTTCACACGGATGCGATGGGCAGCCCGAACACGGTGATTTCGTACGTGCAGCCGTTTACCAACCACAACGCCGGTTGGATGGGTTTCAGCCCGGTGGATGGGTACCTGTACATTCCGACCGGGGACGGCGGCAGCGCGTGCGATCCGTCGCAACGCGCACAGAATTTGAGCGTCGTTTTCGGCAAGACGTTGCGTTTGGATGTCTCCGGGGCGACCGGGTATACCATTCCACCCACCAATCCGTATGTGGGCGGCGGCGGACTCGGCGAAATCTGGAATTACGGACTTCGCAATCCGTGGCGGTGCGGGTTCGATCGCGCCAACGGGAACCTGTACATCGGAGACGTCGGGCAGAATCGCAAGGAGGAGATCGACATCGATCCGGCTGGCGTGTCCAATCGAAACTACGGCTGGGATTGCATGGAAGGATTTGATTGTGCCAACTTGTCGTCACAATGCGTCGGCACGACCAACGGCTGCACCTGCGGGGCGGCGGGCCTGATCGCCCCCGTTCATGACTACGATCAGACGATCGGCTCGCGCTGCGCCGTGACCGGCGGCTACGTTTATCGCGGCTGCCGAATGCCGGGTCTGCAAGGCACTTACTTCTTCGCCGACTATTGCAGCGGCGAGATCTGGTCGATGCCGGCCGGCGGCGGCACGGTCACGTCGCGCACGGCTGAACTGGCCCCCGGCGGCGGGTTGGCCATCAGCCTGATCACGTCCTTTGGCGAGGACGCCCAGGGCGAGCTTTATATTTGCGATCAGTCCGGCGGGGAGGTCTTCAAGATCATTCCGCGCGGCGTCGGCGACACGAACGGTGACAACGTCGTCAACCTAAATGACGCCGATTCGTTCGCGCTGGCCTGCGTTGACCCCGTGGCCTACGCGCTGGCTTTCCCCGGGTTGGATCCGTTCATTCGCGCGAACATGAACGGCGATTGCGAAGTGAACGGGCACGATGTCGTGCGCTTCGTGAAGACGCTCGTGCCGTAA